One genomic region from Clostridia bacterium encodes:
- a CDS encoding response regulator encodes MKRRILLVDDELAILLTLKAILEMNDFEVETAASAKEAEQKLDNGIFEMVITDMRMETETAGYDVIRAARQQNYNPATAILTAYPSLGTEWKTRGAQSLLVKPVNTHDMLRQLEALLVSHQNNKTRTAGKKAVVGSNGESFPTATVKKAI; translated from the coding sequence ATGAAACGTCGAATTTTGCTCGTAGATGATGAACTTGCGATTCTCCTCACCCTCAAAGCCATTCTCGAGATGAATGATTTTGAGGTAGAAACGGCAGCTTCCGCCAAGGAGGCCGAGCAAAAACTAGACAATGGCATATTCGAGATGGTCATCACCGATATGCGTATGGAAACCGAGACGGCCGGCTACGACGTAATTCGCGCAGCTCGCCAGCAGAACTACAATCCTGCAACGGCCATCCTGACCGCCTACCCCTCGCTTGGAACAGAGTGGAAGACGCGCGGCGCCCAGTCCCTGCTGGTCAAGCCCGTGAACACCCATGACATGCTGCGACAACTGGAAGCCCTGCTCGTTTCGCACCAGAACAACAAAACAAGGACGGCTGGAAAGAAAGCCGTCGTTGGGAGCAACGGCGAGAGTTTTCCCACCGCTACGGTTAAG
- the mtaB gene encoding tRNA (N(6)-L-threonylcarbamoyladenosine(37)-C(2))-methylthiotransferase MtaB, translated as MSSFYVENFGCRATQADGAAIERQLMEKGLNKARAPHEAEVVVLNTCTVTSSADQDARATIRRIHRENPDARILVTGCYAQRAPEEIAALPGVSIVVGNSHKHQLADIAGSRPDAFVPIQSLENSQSPHAEVFIGDIFAHTELTAAPVFDSETVSSGASEKTRPNLKIQDGCNNRCSFCIIPFVRGKSRSLHTEEVISEVDQLVGAGYREIVLSGINLGRWGRDLAAVDPRQRARFSDLLREILDRTSVEKLRISSVEPMDWTDDLIELVAFSPRITKHAHVPLQSGSDGVLRLMHRRYRPWHYEDRIAKIHQAMPDAAIGADVMVGFPGESDKDFEQTRALIERLPFTYLHVFTYSSRPGTPSAAMPGQVPVQIARERNRILRELAASKKRAFQEKFIDSELQAITLTNLDSNRTEALTDNYQKLWIRGRHESNQLVTARIARIEGDALIGTIRA; from the coding sequence GTGTCTAGTTTCTATGTAGAAAACTTCGGCTGCCGCGCAACTCAAGCCGATGGCGCCGCGATTGAGCGGCAACTTATGGAGAAGGGCCTGAACAAGGCCCGCGCGCCGCACGAAGCTGAAGTCGTTGTACTCAATACCTGCACGGTCACTTCGTCAGCCGATCAGGATGCACGCGCCACAATTCGCCGCATTCATCGCGAGAATCCCGATGCTCGCATTCTCGTCACGGGATGCTACGCCCAGCGCGCGCCTGAGGAGATTGCCGCGCTCCCCGGTGTCAGCATCGTTGTCGGCAATTCCCATAAGCACCAGCTCGCGGATATTGCCGGCTCGCGACCGGACGCTTTCGTGCCAATCCAGAGCCTCGAAAACTCCCAATCGCCCCATGCCGAAGTCTTCATCGGCGACATCTTCGCGCACACCGAACTGACTGCCGCACCCGTCTTCGACTCCGAGACCGTCAGTTCGGGTGCCTCGGAGAAGACTCGGCCCAATCTGAAAATTCAGGACGGCTGCAATAACCGTTGTTCGTTCTGCATTATCCCTTTCGTGCGGGGCAAGAGCCGCTCGCTGCACACCGAAGAAGTAATCAGCGAAGTCGATCAACTCGTCGGCGCCGGTTATCGCGAAATCGTGCTGTCCGGCATCAATCTAGGGCGCTGGGGAAGGGACCTGGCAGCCGTAGATCCGAGGCAGCGCGCCCGCTTTTCCGATCTGCTTCGCGAAATCCTTGATCGCACCAGCGTCGAGAAACTTCGCATCAGCTCCGTCGAGCCCATGGACTGGACCGACGACCTGATCGAACTCGTCGCCTTCTCGCCGCGCATCACCAAGCACGCGCACGTGCCTTTGCAATCCGGCAGCGACGGAGTGCTGCGCCTCATGCACCGCCGCTATCGCCCATGGCATTACGAGGACCGAATCGCGAAGATTCACCAGGCAATGCCGGACGCCGCCATCGGCGCAGACGTCATGGTCGGCTTTCCCGGCGAGAGCGACAAGGACTTCGAGCAAACACGCGCGCTGATCGAGCGCCTGCCATTCACGTACCTGCATGTCTTCACGTATTCCTCGCGCCCAGGTACGCCTTCGGCGGCGATGCCCGGCCAGGTTCCCGTGCAGATCGCACGCGAGCGCAACCGCATTTTGCGTGAACTTGCGGCTAGCAAGAAGCGCGCATTCCAGGAAAAGTTCATCGACAGCGAGTTACAGGCTATTACGTTGACGAACCTCGACAGCAACCGCACGGAAGCTCTCACCGACAATTATCAAAAGCTCTGGATTCGAGGCCGTCACGAGTCGAACCAACTTGTGACCGCACGCATCGCACGGATCGAAGGCGATGCGCTCATCGGGACGATCCGCGCGTAA